From Streptomyces sp. TLI_053, a single genomic window includes:
- a CDS encoding response regulator transcription factor, whose product MSDGAPGNGAPARIRVLVADDEPMVRAGVRAVLATDPGIEIVAETGDGREAVELVRRHRPDVAVLDIRMPGTDGITAAAEIRRAGVTTRTGAAPGIVMLTTFGEDDCILRALSGGANGFLIKSGEPEELIAGVRAVADGAACLSPKVAARVVAHLAATRSGGPADRRAAAQRQVAGLTARERDVLTLVAAGLSNGQIARRIGVVEGTVKAHVSSVLARLGVANRAAAAVLAHEAGLTVGPAG is encoded by the coding sequence ATGAGCGACGGGGCACCGGGGAACGGCGCCCCGGCGCGGATCCGGGTACTGGTCGCGGACGACGAACCGATGGTCAGGGCCGGGGTGCGTGCCGTGCTCGCCACCGACCCGGGCATCGAGATCGTCGCGGAGACCGGGGACGGGCGGGAGGCGGTCGAGCTGGTCCGCCGCCACCGACCGGACGTCGCGGTGCTGGACATCCGGATGCCGGGCACGGACGGCATCACCGCCGCGGCCGAGATCCGGCGGGCGGGCGTCACCACCAGGACCGGAGCGGCTCCTGGGATCGTCATGCTGACCACCTTCGGTGAGGACGACTGCATCCTGCGCGCCCTGAGCGGGGGCGCCAACGGATTCCTGATCAAGTCCGGCGAGCCCGAGGAGCTGATCGCCGGGGTGCGTGCGGTGGCCGACGGGGCGGCCTGTCTGTCACCCAAGGTGGCCGCCCGGGTGGTGGCCCACCTCGCCGCCACCCGGTCCGGTGGTCCGGCCGACCGCCGGGCCGCGGCCCAGCGGCAGGTGGCCGGGCTGACAGCCCGTGAGCGCGATGTACTGACTCTGGTCGCCGCCGGGTTGTCCAACGGTCAGATCGCGCGCCGGATCGGTGTGGTGGAAGGCACGGTGAAGGCGCACGTCAGCTCCGTCCTGGCCCGGCTGGGAGTGGCCAACCGGGCTGCCGCCGCCGTTCTCGCCCACGAGGCCGGACTGACGGTGGGCCCGGCCGGCTGA
- a CDS encoding MazG family protein, with product MTTNPPGAKLILLITTHRVAPGLLSWPAWEALRSAGRVLAGDAAHPQLPALRQAGVEVEVVAPGSAPALARLLTGAPADGAAGDGATVWLGGPDGDPGLTDALARLAVEHAGEVPEIEVLPGSYDLPGSRLLDLVSVMDRLRSPGGCPWDAEQTHASLVKYLVEEAFELVEAIEEGDRDTLREELGDVLLQVFFHSRIAEEHPTGAFSIDDVAGDIVEKLMYRHPHVFGDTEADGAAEVEANWETLKAAEKSDRESVLDGVPAGLPSLAYAAKLVSRVRRSGFAGVPDEPYELPAELTAESAGRLLLAVAQRAHDAGFDVDAALRSAARGYRDTVRAAEGLKPAE from the coding sequence GTGACGACGAATCCTCCGGGCGCGAAGCTGATCCTCCTCATCACGACCCACCGGGTGGCCCCGGGCCTGCTGTCCTGGCCGGCCTGGGAGGCACTGCGCTCGGCCGGGCGGGTGCTCGCCGGCGACGCCGCTCACCCGCAGCTGCCCGCCCTGCGGCAGGCGGGTGTCGAGGTGGAGGTCGTGGCGCCGGGCTCCGCCCCCGCGCTGGCGCGGCTGCTGACCGGGGCCCCGGCGGACGGCGCGGCCGGCGACGGGGCGACGGTCTGGCTGGGCGGCCCGGACGGCGATCCGGGGCTGACCGACGCGCTGGCGCGGCTCGCGGTCGAGCACGCCGGGGAGGTGCCGGAGATCGAGGTGCTGCCGGGCTCGTACGACCTGCCGGGCTCCCGGCTGCTGGACCTGGTGTCCGTGATGGACCGCCTCCGCTCGCCCGGCGGCTGCCCGTGGGACGCCGAACAGACCCATGCCAGCCTGGTGAAGTACCTGGTCGAGGAGGCCTTCGAACTTGTCGAGGCGATCGAGGAGGGCGACCGCGACACCCTTCGGGAGGAGCTCGGCGACGTGCTGCTCCAGGTCTTCTTCCACTCCCGGATCGCCGAGGAGCACCCCACCGGGGCGTTCTCGATCGACGATGTGGCGGGCGACATCGTCGAGAAGCTGATGTACCGGCACCCGCACGTGTTCGGGGACACCGAGGCGGACGGCGCGGCCGAGGTGGAGGCCAACTGGGAGACGCTCAAGGCGGCCGAGAAGTCGGACCGCGAGTCGGTGCTGGACGGCGTCCCGGCCGGACTGCCCTCGCTGGCGTACGCGGCGAAGCTGGTGTCGCGGGTGCGCCGGTCCGGGTTCGCGGGCGTACCGGACGAGCCGTACGAGCTGCCCGCCGAGCTCACGGCGGAGTCCGCGGGCCGGCTGCTGCTCGCGGTGGCGCAGCGAGCGCACGACGCCGGGTTCGACGTCGACGCCGCGCTGCGGTCGGCGGCGCGGGGTTACCGCGACACGGTGCGCGCCGCCGAGGGTCTGAAGCCCGCCGAGTAG
- a CDS encoding SDR family NAD(P)-dependent oxidoreductase → MPTILRKMSVGAGAEPPTGRSRAMRVTGAVIVIAVLDGGSGAGLARRFTAAGAAGMLIADQRSGVAEDLATELDRPGCPVVGVCGDVRRPSDVAALVDTAEKHLGPIDLFCVAGPDGERIVSLSDLPAHLDLERLAELVALVGEAIGEVVPPQRRPVADVAAA, encoded by the coding sequence GTGCCTACGATCCTCCGCAAGATGTCCGTGGGCGCCGGTGCGGAGCCGCCCACAGGGAGGAGCAGGGCCATGCGGGTCACCGGTGCGGTCATCGTGATCGCGGTACTCGACGGCGGGTCGGGGGCGGGCCTCGCCCGCCGCTTCACCGCGGCGGGCGCCGCCGGGATGCTGATCGCCGACCAGCGGAGCGGGGTCGCCGAGGACCTCGCCACCGAACTCGACCGGCCGGGCTGCCCGGTCGTCGGGGTGTGCGGCGACGTCCGCCGCCCCAGCGATGTCGCCGCGCTGGTCGACACCGCCGAGAAGCACCTGGGTCCGATCGACCTCTTCTGCGTGGCCGGGCCGGACGGCGAGCGGATCGTCTCCCTCTCCGACCTGCCCGCCCACCTCGACCTGGAGCGGCTCGCCGAACTCGTCGCGCTGGTCGGCGAGGCGATCGGCGAGGTCGTTCCGCCGCAGCGCCGTCCGGTGGCGGACGTCGCCGCGGCCTGA
- a CDS encoding cytochrome P450: MPAQPASARPPLFTWEFAADPYPAYAWLREHEPVHRTTLPSGVEAWLVTRYADARQALADSRLSKNPAHHSEQAHRTGRVGIPGERQADLMTHLLNIDPPDHTRLRRLVSKAFTPRRVAAFEPRVQQLTDRLIDGFAARGSADLIHEFAFPLPIYAICDLLGVPAEDQDDFRDWAGMMIRHGGGQRGGVGRAVKRMRAYLAELIHRKRADLGDDLISGLIRASDHGEHLTENEAAAMAFILLFAGFETTVNLIGNGVYALLRNPGQRSLLQESIGRGESALLETGIEELLRYDGPVELATWRFATSPLTIGGVGIPVGDPVLVVLAAADRDPARFADENTLDLARADNPHLGFGHGIHYCIGAPLARLEGRAALTTLLSRLPDLRLAADPEELRWRGGLIMRGLRELPVEFTPGATSGATSADPSAVH; the protein is encoded by the coding sequence ATGCCTGCTCAGCCCGCTTCCGCCCGTCCGCCCCTGTTCACCTGGGAGTTCGCCGCAGACCCGTATCCGGCGTACGCGTGGCTGCGCGAGCACGAGCCGGTGCACCGGACCACGCTGCCCAGCGGGGTGGAGGCCTGGTTGGTCACCCGGTACGCGGACGCCCGTCAGGCGCTCGCGGACAGCCGGCTCTCCAAGAACCCGGCGCACCACAGCGAGCAGGCGCACCGCACCGGCCGGGTCGGCATCCCGGGCGAGCGCCAGGCCGACCTGATGACGCACCTCCTGAACATCGACCCGCCGGACCACACCCGGCTGCGCCGTCTGGTGTCCAAGGCCTTCACCCCGCGCCGGGTGGCCGCCTTCGAGCCCCGGGTGCAGCAGCTGACGGACCGGCTGATCGACGGCTTCGCGGCGCGCGGATCCGCCGACCTCATCCACGAGTTCGCCTTCCCGCTCCCCATCTACGCGATCTGCGACCTGCTCGGCGTGCCGGCCGAGGACCAGGACGACTTCCGGGACTGGGCCGGGATGATGATCCGGCACGGCGGCGGCCAACGCGGCGGCGTGGGGCGGGCGGTGAAGCGGATGCGGGCCTACCTCGCGGAGCTGATCCACCGCAAGCGCGCGGACCTCGGGGACGACCTGATCTCGGGGCTGATCCGGGCCAGCGACCACGGTGAGCACCTCACCGAGAACGAGGCCGCGGCGATGGCCTTCATCCTGCTCTTCGCGGGCTTCGAGACGACGGTGAACCTGATCGGCAACGGCGTCTACGCGCTGCTGCGCAACCCGGGGCAGCGGTCGCTGCTCCAGGAGTCGATCGGGCGCGGCGAGAGCGCGCTGCTGGAGACCGGGATCGAGGAACTCCTGCGCTACGACGGCCCGGTGGAGCTGGCCACCTGGCGGTTCGCGACGAGTCCGCTGACCATCGGCGGGGTGGGGATCCCGGTCGGCGACCCGGTGCTGGTGGTGCTCGCCGCGGCGGACCGGGACCCGGCGCGGTTCGCGGACGAGAACACCCTCGACCTGGCCCGGGCGGACAACCCGCACCTGGGCTTCGGGCACGGCATCCACTACTGCATCGGCGCCCCGCTGGCACGCCTGGAGGGGCGGGCCGCGCTGACCACCCTGCTGTCCCGGCTGCCGGACCTCCGGCTCGCCGCGGACCCGGAGGAACTGCGCTGGCGCGGTGGTCTGATCATGCGCGGACTTCGTGAACTTCCGGTGGAATTCACGCCGGGGGCGACATCGGGGGCAACCTCCGCCGACCCCTCGGCAGTTCACTGA